gtctcatttatcacatttaccgacataaaagggatgaaggttgtctcatttatcacatttaccgacataaaagggatgaaggttgtctcatttatcaaatttaccgacatacaaggagagCAGGTTAtctaatttatcaaatttaccctcctggtcaaactctttcgcctctgcctgtcaacatctacctttccttcctgctggaagtacgcctacatacagcctgtgcctaagaagggtgaccgttccagccCTTCAAACTAACGtcgtatagctttactttcttgtttatataaagcttttgaatcaatccttaaccggaagattcaaaagcacctttccacttctgacattctctctgatcgcctgtatgggttcggcaaagggcgttctactggcgatcttcttgctctcttaactgactcttggtcatcctctcttagccgtttcggtgaaactttctcagttgcgttagacatatcgaaagccttcgatagagtctggcacaaatctttgctttctaaactgccctatttcggattctatccccttctctgttcctttatctccagtttcctttccggtcgttctatatctgcggtggtagacggtcactgttcttcccctaaacttatgaatagtggtgttccacagggctctgtcctatctctcaatttcttactgttattcatcaatgatcttcttttcataaaaacaaatgtcctgtccactcatacgcagacgacaccactctgcattatttaatttctttcaacAGTAGACCCTCTCAACATGAATTGGGAGACTCcagattggaggctgcagaacttttaacctcagaccttgctataatttccgattgggataaaaggaaccttgtgtccttcaatgcctcaaaacctcaatttctccacctatcaactcgacacaatcttccaaacacctatcccttattctccgacaacactcagctaacaccttcatcaacactaaacatcctccgtctatcctttactcaaactcttaactggaaacttcacatctcctctttcactaaatcagcttcctcgaggatgcgcgttctgtatcgtctccaacCAGTTCtcctcccccgcgcagttgctatccatatataggggccttgtccgccctcgtatggaatatgcatctcgcGTGtaggggagctccactcacacagctctcttggacagagtggaatctaaggctcttcgtctcatcagcactcctcttactgacagccttctacctcttaaattccgccaccatgttgcttctctttctatcttctatcgatattttcacccaGACTGCACTTTtaaatttgctaactgcatgcctccccacctcccgaggccacgcgactttctactcatccctatactgtccaaatcctttatgcaagagttagccagcttctccattcttttctttgtctgtatttcctcctgcctacgacttgagctctttcaaaaagagtgtatcaagacacctttccacccgaagttgacctctcttttggctactcttcactATTGTCTGTTGTGGCAGCttcgagtagtgggcttttttttttttaccttttttttgttgcctttgaaccgtctcctttgttgtaaaaaaatacaagagctgcaggttgtctcatttatcacatttaccgacatacaaggggtgtaggttgtctcatttatcacatttaccgacatacaaggggtgcaggttgtctcatttatcacatttaccgacatacaaggggtgcaggttgtctcatttatcacatttaccgacatacaaggggtgcaggttgtctcatttatcacatttaccgacatacaaggggtgcaggttgtctcatttatcacatctaccgacatacaaggggtgcaggttatctcatttatcacatctaccgacatacaagggatgcaggttatctcatttatcacatctaccgacatacaaggggtgcaggttatctcatttatcacatctaccgacatacaaggggtgcaggttatctcatttatcacatctaccgacatacaaggggtgcaggttatctcatttatcacatttaccgacatacaagggatgcaggttatctcatttatcacatttatcgacatacaaggggtgcaggttatctcatttatcacatttatcgacatacaaggggtgcaggttgtctcatttatcacatttaccgacatacaagggatgcaggttatctcatttatcacatctaccgacatataaggggtgcaggttatctcatttatcacatttatcgacatgcaaggggtgcaggttatctcatttatcacatttaccgacatacaaggggtgcaggttatctcatttatcacatttaccgacatacaaggggtgcaggttatctcatttatcacatttatcgacatgcaaggggtgcatgttgtctcatttatcacatttaccgacaaacaaggggtgcaggttatctcatttatcacatttaccgacatacaaggggtgcaggttatctcatttatcacatttactgacatacaaggggtgtaggttatctcatttatcacatttactgacattcaagggatgcaggttatctcaattattacatttactgacattcaaggaatgcaggttatctcaattattacatttactgacattcaagggatgcaggttatctcatttatcacatttactgacattcaaggggtgtaggttatctcaattatcacatttactgacattcaaggggtgcaggttatctcaattatcacatttactgacattcaaggggtgcaggttatctcaattatcacatttactgacattcaagggatgcaggttatctcaattatcacatttactgacattcaaggggtgcaggttatctcaattatcacatttactgacattcaaggggtgcaggttatctcaattatcacatttactgacattcaaggggtgtaggttatctcaattatcacatttactgacattcaaGGGGTGCAAGAACAAACTTTCATATCTAAAGCATTTTCAAATTAAAAACATACGCTGTagtttatttcaacacaaattaaaataaatatgggtgggacaatgtcggtaaatgtgataaataaaacCTGCACACTTTGTAAATCagtaaacgtgataaatgagataacctgcaccccttgtatgtcggtaaatgtgataaatgagataacctacaccccttgtttgtcggtaaatgtgataaatgcacCTGTGATAAATgttaaatgtaaaataaatacctgtatgacaagcagtcgacaaaataCACGGTGCCGTGCTGAAATTCATCCACCCTGTGTGCATGTAAACAAGGCGGACGGCCTAAAACAAGGGGACGAGACTCGACGCCACACCGTCACTGTGTCCTCCCGAGTGAGTGATGACGCCATGTACGTCTTTACAGGTAACCAAGCGTCCTGGACACCAATCAGCAGACACCGACAGAAGATGGCGGCCTTCACGGAAAGTGATTGCTTCCGTTTGAAGTTATTGCGCGTCTTGGAGACGGCCGGCCAGAAGGTGTTGACGTACACCCTCCTGTGCGGGACACCAGGCAAGGACCCGAGCGAAACCCTCGTCGAGTACCTCGCCAGGCTTCCGGACACCTCGACGGCCAAATAcaagaacataaaagaaaaaggaaagtacttCGACAAGACTCAGAAGCTAATGATCAATAATGATCGTTCATGTAGCAAGTTTGATATTTCCTTGCTCTCTAAAGCGATCACAGTGGCATGCGAAGGATGGGATGATACTTCTCAGCTCGCTAGGCTGGTCAAGATGATAAAGGACACGAGGAATGACGTGGTGCatgaaacacataaaacaatgactGGAAATGAATTCCTGACCGATCTTACAAAGTTGCAGAAAGAATTTGATGAAACACTAGACGCCACGATGGCGAAGTACAACACTGACGGGGTGGAGTGtgacaagaagaggaaagaagtgaaaaagcTCGCCGAGGACATCAGGGATCAGAAGCTTGGTAAGGCTGAAATACGGAACTCCTTGGGCGAGTTTCTGCCGCATTTCCAGAGGGAGGCTAACGAGGAACTCAAACAAAAGCTAGACCATGCCAAACACCTTAACCCGCTTTCCTTTCTCAGCGGCCATGAAGATCGCGAGGTGAGCGTAAAAACTATTTTTACAGAAATCAAAAttcaagaagaaaataaggagaataagaatATCCATTACTCGGAGCTACTCACTCTCGCACATAATAAAAGTGCACCCCCCAAGCCACACCTCCTATTGCTGGAGGGAGATGCAGGCAGTGGAAAAACCACTTTGGTTACATACATTGCTTCCGAGTACTTGGAGAGTAATCGCCGCATGGCGGGCCTCGACCACTACCATTTACTCTTATGGGTCGTGTGCCGGGAGGAGACTAGCGACACTCTTGAGACGCTGGTGAAGAGGCTCCTGCCCGACGCCTCCTCCAAGTATGGCGACTATCTGATGCCTTTACTGAAACTCAGCaaggccatcatcatcatcgatgGACTCGATGAGATGATCGAGACATCGCGCCTTCTCCTTGATGACATCCTGAACCAGGCTAAAGACTGCCCTGACTTCACTTTACTTTCAACATCCCGCCCGGAAGCCATACGAGGAATGAAAAGCAAGTCCAAACAATTTAAGCTTTCCCATCTGAAGCTAGAGGGCGTTTCCGTTGATATGAGGACGGAGATGGCGTTAGTCCACTACCGCTGGCTGTGTGGCGCGGGGTCTAGAGACGAGGACGGCCTCAGGAAGGTCATGCAGCAGATGGGATGGAAGCAAATGTTCAACCTGCCCCTTAATATCCTCTTCCTCGTTACTTTCATCTACTACGAGCCTAATAAACTAGAAAGCACCATAACCCAGACCGAGCTTTACCAAGACATCATAGATTGGTGTGTGGAGAAGCTGAAGGAGAAGCTGTTGGGCCGTCATCCACACCTCACAGAAGACCTCCTGCAGATAAATATTGGAAATTTTTTGAAGCAGTGTTATGAAATTGCACTGAAAGGCCTTATTCAGGACAAAATATTTATCGAGGAGGCAGATCGAATTCACCTGGAAGAGTTCAGTCGCGATAATAATCTTCCAATAGCAGACGTCTTGCCAGCCTTTTACTCCATGCGGCGGCAATCGGTACGCGGGGTGACGAAAGTACACTACTTCGCCCCACACAAAGGAATTCAAGACTTTTTTGCGGCCTGCCACATTCATGGATGCTTCAGTAACAACTACAACTCAGGAGACATCCGAAAAGAGCTACACAAAATGGCAGGAAAAAACCTACAGCTTGGCCCTCTCAGGAACATGTTTTGCCACCTACTGGGGCTGCTCAGCCGTCGCAGTCCCAGTGTCAAGGCGGTGGAGGAAACCGTGGACCTGTTACAAGCGTCTGGGATGAAGAACACTAATGACTGGCTGTCTGTGCTGGCGGAAACGGAGCCCGATCTCGACACCATGCTAAGGGTGGCACACCATATAGACCGGGATGAAGAATATGATGATATTGATCGCATATATGTACGTGACGGCACAGTGAACATCGCCACTCTCCTTTTGCCTCACATCCGTCCAAGGAAAGTACTGATAAACCTGAAGAGGGACCACAGTGGGATGGAAGACTTGCTTGCAGCCCTTCATGACCATAAATTAATCATTCTATACCTCAATCACCACTACAAACACCCTCGTCCAGACGCTGCCTCGGCTCCCCTGCTGCAACAAGCCCCATGGTAAGACACGTCCACTCACCTCCACCATTGCACTGCGGACAACAGGGACTCACTGTGCTATTGCCTTTCCCAaaactgtctatccatctatctgtcaatcCCCTTTATTACCTACCTAGCAATCAATCCATctaatatataaacagaagaagCCTGCACTTACCTAATTTCCACTTTGATTATCCTGAAATTGATACAAGTACACCATAACACAAAAATTTTCCTATGAGGTGAATTGACAGATATAATTTACATCACCACGATTATCATAAAATTTTGCTTTCCTctatggtattttgtttgttatcATAATACATCGTTACCAACACCAGAACGAGCTAATATAGTGTCTCATTAGtttcatttatattattattattattattattattattattattattattattattattattattattattattgttatacaattattattattattattattattattattattattattattattattattattattattattattattattattattattattattattattattattattattattattattattattattattattattattattattattattattattattattattattattattattattattattattacagtattaTTACTagatatacattattattattatcattattattattattattattattattattattattattattattattattattattattattattattattattattattattattattaatattattattattagtagtagtagtagtagtagtagtagtagtagtatagtcagtttcattccgtctgtccactcggtaacgtggatgtggcacctgcgcgttGTGAGCTCgcgattgcgtgaagatcaactttatgtTTTCAGTGATACATTTGAGTGTTTGAGTACACAAAACAAGTGTTAATAACACAaacactgtgctagatcggcgtcgcatgaccctccaacacccccccaacaatttatattatgcaactaggggtctaaaatggaaaatgctggaAAGTAaaaatggcgccattataaacacttgcctgcgctacaacgggctggggccgaccatcaggccctactatgaaggcctaccggcgccacaggccaagacgtaaaaaaaaaaaaaaaattactgtttATAATgatatgttgtagggttcatcagggctaacaaatgttcttatacaatgtcatgtctacaatgcatgggtaagccaggaaaacaacttgaagaaaacaacagcaacaacaacaacaacaacaacaacaacaacaacaacaacaacaacactaagatggacaatctgttgatcggcgtctgcgtcGTCGATAAAAAAAACCTCGAGGcctcttatatgaaccgcaaacaagCCGTTTTGCATCGATGAttatctaccatacaagcacacgaaggaacaacttgtatatcaaacagtatagtctgatcattctcgaacgattcatagcctttcagatactcatatttcatctcattcaggtccATAAAGTGatatacgactctgcaagtgtctatacataagaaaTTTTGATgcgttgcatgtaaataacatgtgTAGCCTAATTTGCGAAGTAGCCtatagcatcgcattcaacagttattatttactgttacatattatttcaattattaatcgttatttacatgcagaaaatcaataaaataccctttatttgcacttgcagagacAGATGTCTTTTAtggcgtcttccatttagcgtagcccgtttctgggtcgtgatctgtagagtcccttgatagatagagtcccgacaacctaagatttggacgccattattggccctgttttcgccgcgcttttcaaacgctggcacacgctctcgcggcgaaaacagggccaataatggcgtccaaatcttaggttatCGGGACTCTATCAGAAACTCTGAATCACGACAAGAAATTACACTATATGAAAGACGCTATTAATCACCTGAAATgaactatcaatcaatgaatatgaaaaaccACCCAACGTTCGTGTATGTTGTTACTATTTTATTTGATACAGGCTTGTCTTTTCCCGTGCTTGTATgctagattatcgatgcaaacgaccgAGTAGTTTTTTGTATACATCAACATTCAAATACATTATTGAAAAATAAACTTAAATGTCTATCAcgacagttgattttcacgcataCACGAACTAGAAATGGGCAGGTGACACAGCCATCAATATTCCCGCTGTGTTGGTGGCCAGACGGAATCAAAcagaatatagtagtagtagtaatagtagtagtagtagtagtagtaaatatatatatatatatatatatatatatatatatatatatatatatat
The nucleotide sequence above comes from Eriocheir sinensis breed Jianghai 21 unplaced genomic scaffold, ASM2467909v1 Scaffold13, whole genome shotgun sequence. Encoded proteins:
- the LOC126989793 gene encoding uncharacterized protein LOC126989793, whose amino-acid sequence is MAAFTESDCFRLKLLRVLETAGQKVLTYTLLCGTPGKDPSETLVEYLARLPDTSTAKYKNIKEKGKYFDKTQKLMINNDRSCSKFDISLLSKAITVACEGWDDTSQLARLVKMIKDTRNDVVHETHKTMTGNEFLTDLTKLQKEFDETLDATMAKYNTDGVECDKKRKEVKKLAEDIRDQKLGKAEIRNSLGEFLPHFQREANEELKQKLDHAKHLNPLSFLSGHEDREVSVKTIFTEIKIQEENKENKNIHYSELLTLAHNKSAPPKPHLLLLEGDAGSGKTTLVTYIASEYLESNRRMAGLDHYHLLLWVVCREETSDTLETLVKRLLPDASSKYGDYLMPLLKLSKAIIIIDGLDEMIETSRLLLDDILNQAKDCPDFTLLSTSRPEAIRGMKSKSKQFKLSHLKLEGVSVDMRTEMALVHYRWLCGAGSRDEDGLRKVMQQMGWKQMFNLPLNILFLVTFIYYEPNKLESTITQTELYQDIIDWCVEKLKEKLLGRHPHLTEDLLQINIGNFLKQCYEIALKGLIQDKIFIEEADRIHLEEFSRDNNLPIADVLPAFYSMRRQSVRGVTKVHYFAPHKGIQDFFAACHIHGCFSNNYNSGDIRKELHKMAGKNLQLGPLRNMFCHLLGLLSRRSPSVKAVEETVDLLQASGMKNTNDWLSVLAETEPDLDTMLRVAHHIDRDEEYDDIDRIYVRKY